A stretch of Desulfuromonadales bacterium DNA encodes these proteins:
- the hypB gene encoding hydrogenase nickel incorporation protein HypB, giving the protein MCIDCGCATPGHDHSHHHDETHGHDHQHEHDHGHRTIRIGEDLLAKNDRLARRNREAFAARGVFVLNLVSSPGSGKTSILERTLADLKNQVRFAVLEGDQQTSNDADRIAATGVPVKQINTGAGCHLDAHMVGHGVEAFALGATDVLLIENVGNLVCPAAFDLGEDHKVAVLSVTEGEDKPVKYPQMFQAADLLLINKIDLLPYLRFDIEQCKAFARRVNPQVRILELSCQSGEGMQAWYDWLAEGVKAKKAK; this is encoded by the coding sequence ACTGCGGCTGTGCCACACCCGGCCATGATCACTCGCACCATCACGACGAGACGCACGGTCACGACCACCAGCACGAGCATGACCACGGCCACCGGACGATCCGCATCGGGGAGGACCTCCTCGCCAAGAACGACCGCCTGGCCCGGCGCAACCGCGAAGCGTTCGCCGCCCGGGGAGTGTTCGTCCTCAACCTGGTCAGCTCGCCCGGCTCGGGCAAGACCTCGATCCTCGAGCGGACCCTCGCCGATCTGAAAAATCAGGTGCGCTTCGCCGTCCTCGAGGGGGATCAGCAGACCAGCAACGACGCCGACCGCATCGCCGCCACCGGCGTGCCGGTCAAGCAGATCAACACCGGCGCCGGCTGCCACCTCGACGCCCACATGGTCGGCCACGGGGTCGAGGCCTTCGCCCTCGGCGCCACCGACGTCCTGCTGATCGAGAACGTCGGCAACCTCGTCTGCCCCGCCGCCTTCGACCTCGGCGAAGACCACAAGGTGGCCGTCCTCTCGGTCACCGAGGGGGAGGACAAGCCGGTCAAGTACCCGCAGATGTTCCAGGCCGCCGACCTGCTGCTGATCAACAAGATCGACCTGCTTCCCTACCTGCGCTTCGACATCGAACAGTGCAAGGCCTTCGCCCGCCGGGTCAACCCTCAGGTGCGCATTCTTGAACTCTCTTGCCAAAGCGGCGAAGGGATGCAGGCGTGGTACGACTGGCTGGCGGAGGGGGTCAAGGCGAAAAAGGCGAAATGA